From a region of the Coffea arabica cultivar ET-39 chromosome 3e, Coffea Arabica ET-39 HiFi, whole genome shotgun sequence genome:
- the LOC113736782 gene encoding protein FLX-like 2, translating to MGSKGRIPPPHLRRQLPGPGMGHPDPFGPAIHPPPGGFPPFDMLPPPEIMEQKLATQHVEMQKLATENQRLAATHVSLRQELAAAQHELQMLHANIGDIKSEREQQMRGLMDKIARMEAELRAAEPIKKELHQAQTEAQSLVAGRQELISNVQQLNQDLQRTHSDIQQIPFLLSELDGLRQEYQHCRATYDYEKKLYNDHLESLQVMEKNYLTMAREVEKLRADLANSSNFDRRTGLTYGGNMGYSENDASGNYPVGPNAYGNGYGVLQGRGPHSGDGSSGAAADAAGAATGGATPPVGAPSGSGNAPLATRAAYDAARGPTFDTQRGPTGTAYDAHRGVGGPGYDAQRGNAVPSYEAQRGLGYEAHRRTASDGHGPTFSGNAAAPYNFQRGSGYDGQRGGYNPQKSVGYDSSSRAAGSQGQAAPVRNAPYESAAPSARGVGMGYEAPPRGGNAVRR from the exons ATGGGAAGCAAAGGTCGAATCCCACCTCCCCATCTGCGGCGGCAACTTCCCGGCCCTGGTATGGGGCATCCGGACCCCTTTGGTCCTGCTATTCATCCCCCACCTGGTGGTTTCCCTCCTTTTGATATGTTGCCTCCACCGGAAATTATGGAACAGAAGCTTGCTACCCAACATGTAGAAATGCAAAAACTTGCAACAGAGAACCAAAGGCTTGCTGCGACGCATGTATCTCTGAGGCAAGAACTTGCTGCTGCGCAGCATGAGCTGCAAATGTTGCACGCAAACATAGGGGATATTAAATCTGAGAGGGAACAGCAGATGAGGGGTCTTATGGATAAAATCGCAAGGATGGAGGCTGAACTCCGAGCTGCAGAACCGATTAAAAAGGAGTTGCATCAAGCTCAAACTGAAGCTCAGAGCTTGGTTGCCGGAAGGCAGGAACTTATTTCCAATGTGCAGCAGCTAAATCAAGATCTTCAGAGGACTCATTCTGATATACAGCAGATTCCTTTCCTGCTGTCTGAGCTTGATGGTCTGAGACAAGAGTATCAACATTGCAG GGCGACCTATGACTATGAGAAGAAACTGTATAATGACCATCTCGAATCTCTTCAGGTGATGGAAAAGAACTACCTAACCATGGCCAGAGAGGTGGAAAAGCTTAGGGCCGACTTAGCTAATTCCTCTAATTTTGACAGGAGAACTG GTCTGACTTATGGTGGTAATATGGGATATAGTGAGAATGATGCTTCTGGGAATTACCCAGTTGGACCAAATGCCTATGGCAATGGTTATGGTGTTTTGCAG GGCAGAGGCCCTCATTCTGGAGATGGAAGCAGTGGTGCAGCTGCAGATGCTGCTGGTGCTGCTACTGGTGGGGCTACTCCTCCTGTTGGAGCTCCCTCTGGCTCTGGAAATGCTCCACTTGCAACAAGGGCTGCTTATGATGCAGCAAGAGGTCCCACTTTTGACACCCAGAGGGGTCCTACTGGGACTGCTTATGATGCACACAGGGGAGTTGGTGGCCCTGGATATGATGCACAGAGAGGAAATGCAGTACCTAGTTATGAAGCACAAAGGGGACTTGGGTATGAAGCTCATAGGAGGACTGCTTCTGATGGGCATGGCCCCACTTTCAGTGGAAATGCTGCAGCCCCATACAATTTCCAGAGAGGTTCAGGCTATGATGGACAAAGAGGAGGCTATAATCCCCAAAAAAGTGTTGGATACGATTCATCATCAAGAGCTGCAGGGTCTCAAGGACAGGCAGCACCGGTGAGGAATGCACCTTATGAGTCAGCAGCTCCATCTGCTCGTGGAGTGGGGATGGGATATGAGGCACCACCACGAGGTGGAAATGCTGTTCGAAGATGA
- the LOC113737163 gene encoding uncharacterized protein, translated as MFVTRPLSLYRNHPSALLARPPSDSPCTGFIVVSDEESEEMDNFCWGICKSNRIKRLPFPQDRILNIVHTSEHEQSRVSKVWFIPVPDQPLSSNRYYVIKAGGYHKGQAYTCSREDGIETCCYNNVRVDAKPQPFDHRDVYQQFEIRPYGNGGFYAIPVAWDGFPPKFLRKRGWEVHISHSFRLHLREAQGIRTTSLSDVPEFHVPLLPRRSSPIIIGKWYCPFVFVRERAKVKEQMKASLFYELTLKQWWEQIYSCENQGDRGNIVVVDACVRKFVTLVYGMEAEKQDTSRNDGDGFIWFRAKARSGKKATAGLSRVIYEKLRWMQESRGWFDGGVEDVRVEGENEIRSENGWRRFGCYLLVESFVFRRMDGSLLINFNFKNSHRIQCKCE; from the exons ATGTTTGTCACTAGACCACTCTCCCTCTACCGTAACCATCCAAGTGCCCTCTTAGCCCGTCCCCCTTCGGACTCTCCATGTACAGGGTTCATAGTAGTCAGTGATGAGGAATCAGAAGAAATGGATAACTTTTGTTGGGGCATATGCAAGAGCAACAGAATCAAGAGATTACCCTTTCCTCAAGACAGGATTTTGAACATTGTTCACACATCAGAACATGAGCAGTCAAGAGTTTCGAAGGTCTGGTTCATACCAGTCCCTGATCAACCTTTGTCATCCAATCGGTATTATGTAATCAAAGCAGGAGGCTACCACAAAGG GCAAGCATATACATGTTCCAGAGAGGATGGTATCGAAACATGCTGCTACAACAATGTGAGAGTGGATGCAAAGCCACAGCCTTTTGATCACAGGGACGTGTATCAGCAATTTGAGATTCGCCCATATGGAAATGGTGGATTTTACGCGATTCCGGTTGCTTGGGATGGTTTTCCTCCAAAGTTCCTGAGAAAGAGAGGATGGGAAGTTCACATTTCGCATTCATTCAGACTTCACCTAAGAGAAGCTCAAGGCATCCGCACCACTTCTCTATCAGATGTCCCTGAATTTCATGTTCCGCTACTTCCCAGGCGATCCTCTCCCATTATTATAGGCAAGTGGTACTGCCCTTTCGTATTTGTCAGAGAAAGAGCCAAAGTGAAGGAACAGATGAAAGCTTCTCTGTTCTATGAGTTGACTCTTAAGCAATGGTGGGAACAAATTTATTCGTGTGAAAACCAAGGCGACAGAGGCAATATTGTAGTAGTAGATGCATGCGTAAGAAAGTTTGTTACGTTAGTTTATGGTATGGAGGCAGAGAAACAAGACACCTCTAGAAATGATGGTGACGGGTTCATTTGGTTTAGGGCCAAAGCCAGATCTGGGAAGAAAGCAACTGCAGGTCTGAGTAGAGTTATATATGAGAAATTAAGATGGATGCAAGAGAGCAGAGGATGGTTTGATGGAGGAGTGGAAGATGTTAGAGTAGAGGGGGAAAACGAGATTAGAAGTGAGAACGGGTGGAGAAGGTTTGGGTGCTATTTGTTGGTTGAGAGCTTTGTTTTCAGGAGAATGGATGGAAGCTTGCTGATCAACTTCAATTTCAAGAACAGTCATAGGATTCAATGCAAATGCGAGTGA
- the LOC113736783 gene encoding uncharacterized protein, translating into MVNLDQPKSRVAFVLIDGLGDVSLPKLGYKTPLQAAKTTNLDAIASAGVNGLMDPVEVGLACGSDTAHLSLLGYDPRVYYRGRGAFESMGAGLAMSPGDIAFKSNFATLDEKTGIVISRRADRHFEEEGPILCAALDGMKLPSFPQYEVRVRYATEHRCGVVVKGPKLSGNISGTDPLKDNRLLLQAQALDKTDEAKHTAEVVNELSKEMSRILVAHPLNAKRAVEGKSIANVVLLRGCGIRIEVPQFESLQGLWPCMVAPTKIIAGLGLSLGIDILEAPGATGDYRTLLTSKATAVAKALSAPWQSCPNVFVPGEDEHKPGRSGGYDFGFLHIKAIDDAGHDKASIFKVKGLEAVDRAIGQLAKLLWQTQSTGKFKYFLCVTGDHSTPVEYGDHSFEPVPFTLCQLEDFVGALGEVLLSETSLEPFPLQVISASEDIMDDLGNQESTKSKQAKAFSGDSVCVFDEIAAARGCLGRFPGSEMMGIIKAYLKLKS; encoded by the exons ATGGTGAATTTGGATCAGCCAAAGAGTAGGGTGGCATTTGTGTTAATTGATGGATTGGGTGATGTATCATTGCCAAAGCTTGGCTACAAAACCCCTTTACAAGCAGCCAAAACAACAAACTTGGACGCCATTGCATCTGCTGGAGTCAATGGCCTGATGGATCCTGTGGAAGTGGGTTTGGCTTGTGGAAGTGATACTGCTCATCTTTCTTTATTGGGCTATGATCCAAGGGTGTATTATCGGGGTCGGGGTGCATTTGAATCAATGGGTGCTGGACTAGCAATGTCACCTGGAGATATTGCTTTTAAA TCAAACTTCGCAACCTTGGATGAGAAAACTGGAATTGTCATTAGCCGGAGGGCTGATAGGCACTTTGAAGAGGAAGGACCTATTCTATGTGCAGCGCTGGATGGAATGAAACTGCCATCTTTTCCCCAGTATGAAGTTAGAGTCAG ATATGCAACGGAGCATAGATGTGGGGTGGTTGTAAAAGGACCAAAGTTAAGCGGCAATATATCAGGGACAGATCCCTTAAAGGACAATCGCTTACTTTTACAAGCTCAAGCTCTTGACAAAACTGATGAGGCAAAGCATACAGCTGAAGTGGTTAATGAGTTGTCCAAGGAAATGTCACGAATCTTGGTTGCACATCCACTAAATGCAAAAAGGGCTGTCGAAGGAAAAAGCATCGCTAACGTTGTTCTCCTACGAGGTTGTGGTATTAGAATTGAG GTTCCTCAGTTTGAAAGTCTACAAGGGCTATGGCCATGCATGGTAGCTCCAACCAAAATTATAGCTGGCTTGGGTTTATCCCTCGGTATCGACATTCTAGAAGCTCCAGGAGCTACAGGAGACTATCGAACCCTTTTGACTTCCAAAGCAACTGCCGTAGCTAAGGCCCTCTCAGCTCCATGGCAGTCTTGTCCTAATGTTTTTGTACCTGGGGAGGATGAACACAAACCTGGTCGATCAGGAGGCTACGATTTTGGTTTCCTTCACATCAAG GCAATAGATGATGCTGGTCATGATAAAGCAAGCATTTTTAAAGTCAAGGGTTTGGAAGCTGTTGATAGAGCTATTGGGCAGCTGGCTAAGCTTCTCTGGCAGACACAATCAACTGGAAAATTCAAATACTTTCTTTGCGTCACTGGGGACCACTCTACTCCAGTTGAATATGGAGACCACAGTTTTGAACCAGTGCCGTTTACATTGTGTCAACTAGAAGATTTTGTGGGTGCACTTGGTGAGGTTCTTCTTTCAGAAACTTCTCTCGAACCGTTTCCACTACAGGTGATCAGTGCTAGTGAGGACATAATGGATGATCTGGGTAATCAAGAAAGTACCAAAAGCAAACAGGCAAAAGCTTTTTCTGGCGATTCTGTTTGTGTGTTTGATGAGATAGCAGCTGCAAGAGGCTGTCTTGGACGCTTTCCCGGAAGTGAAATGATGGGAATTATAAAAGCATATCTGAAACTCAAGTCATAG